The Natronorubrum tibetense GA33 region AAGCCTTCGCCGCCCAGGCGGTCTACGTCATGGACCGGGTCGGCATTCCGAGGGAGAAGATGAACCCGAACGGCGGGGCGGTCGCCTTCGGCCATCCGATCGGTGCCTCCGGCGGGATGCTCGCGGCCAGCCTCGCCTACCAGTTCCAGAACGATCCGAACGTCTCCCGGGGCTTCCTCGGCATGAGCATCGGCGGCGGCGGGGCAATTATGGCGCTGCTCGAGGAGTGGTGAGCGCAGCCGACGATCAGTATCAGCGAGAAAAGCTATACCGCTCACTCCGCACGGTACGGGCATGACGAGTACGAGCACGAGTCGAGTAGCGGGTCGAGCGGCCGCGGACCTCGCTGCATTCGTCGCAACACTTTCGAGCGAAGACGTCCCCGAAGAAGCCCTCAGATTGGCCGAACGGGCGGTTCTCGACACGGTCGGCGTGACGCTGGCCGGCGCGGGCACCGAAGCCGGCACGATCGCGTCGGCCGCACTGGACGACGGTGGCGGCGAGACGACCGTTCTCGGTCGCGACGAGAGCCGTCCGCTCTCGGACGCGGTCTTCGCGAACGCGACCGCCGGGCACGCGCTCGATTTCGACGATGTCGCGCTCGCCGCGATGGACGGCCATCCGAGCGTTACGATGGTCGCGCCACTGCTGGCCGTCGGCGAGCGCGAGGGTACGAGCGGAAGCGAACTACTGACGGCCTTCGTTGCGGGATTCGAAACCCAAAACTATCTCTCGCGACCGATCAGCCCCGGACACTACGAGGATGGCTGGCACGCGACGTCCACTATCGGCGTCTTCGGCGCGGCCGCGGCAGTCAGCAGACTGCTCGAGCTATCCCCCGAACGCATCGAACACGCGCTCGCGATCGCCGCCTCGATGCCGGCCGGACTCAAGCGGAACTTCGGCTCGACGACCAAGCCGATCCACGCCGGACAGGCGGCCCGGTCGGGGACGACCGCGGCACTGCTTGCGGCAGAAGGCGCGACGGCGAACCCGGGCGCGATCGACGGCGAGGACGGCTTCTTCGACCTGTACTGCGGCGACGAACGGCCGACCCTCGACAAACTGCCCAAGCTGGGAACGCGGTGGTCGATCCTCGAGGACGGTATCGATGTCAAAAAGTACCCCTGCTGTTACTACACCCACGCCGCGATCTACGCCGCGAGCGAACTGGCGGACAGACACGAACTCGAGGCCGGAACGATCGACGAGGTCGCCGTGACGGCCTCGCAAGGAGCAGCCGACGCGCTCGAGTACGACGATCCCGATACCGGACTCGAGGCGAAGTTTTCGATGCCGTATCTCGTCGCGAGCGCCATCGCCCGGGAACGAGTCGATCTGGCCGCGTTCGACGCGGAGCGACTCGACGAGTCGGCTGTCCAGTTCGTCCGCGACCGAGTTCAGCTGACGATCGACGACGAGTTACCGTACGATTCGAACGCAGTACGCATCGAAATTACGACGCGCGACGGGGAGACGTACGAGCGCACCCAGCAACGACCGCCGGGGACCCACGACGATCCGCTCTCGAACGAGGAACTCCGCGAGAAGTTCTGCATGTGCGCCGAGCGCGCACCGGCGGCCGTCGATATCGACGACGCCTTACACGCGCTGGGCTCGCTTCGGACGGTTCCAGACGTCGGAGATGTCCTCGAGACGCTCTGATACAACCGTGAACCGACGATCGAGGCCAAAACGAAGCCGTGTCGAATATCGCCGTAACTCCACCGAGGGCCTGTCGCACTGTCGCCCGGACCGACCAGCCCCTCGAGCCCTTCGGGACGTTTAGGTAACAGCCGTCCCGAACGTTCGCTAATGACGCTATATTCGCGGGTTCGCCCCCTCGCGTTCAAGTTACCAGCCGAGACCGCCCACGACCTCGGCAAGCGGACGCTCCGGACGGCCCAGTCGACGTGGCCAACGCGAACGGCTCTCTCAGCTGTGTACCAGTACGAGCATCCGGCCCTCGAGGTCGATCTGTTCGACACCACGTTTCCGAACCCCGTCGGCGTCGCCGCTGGGTTCGACAAGAACGCCGAAGTGACCCACGCCCTCGAGGCGCTCGGCTTCGGCTTCGTCGAAATCGGTACCGTGACGCCATACCCCCAGTCGGGGAACGATCGACCGCGCCTGTTCCGTCTGCAAGAAGACGAGGCGATGGTCAACC contains the following coding sequences:
- a CDS encoding MmgE/PrpD family protein, which gives rise to MTSTSTSRVAGRAAADLAAFVATLSSEDVPEEALRLAERAVLDTVGVTLAGAGTEAGTIASAALDDGGGETTVLGRDESRPLSDAVFANATAGHALDFDDVALAAMDGHPSVTMVAPLLAVGEREGTSGSELLTAFVAGFETQNYLSRPISPGHYEDGWHATSTIGVFGAAAAVSRLLELSPERIEHALAIAASMPAGLKRNFGSTTKPIHAGQAARSGTTAALLAAEGATANPGAIDGEDGFFDLYCGDERPTLDKLPKLGTRWSILEDGIDVKKYPCCYYTHAAIYAASELADRHELEAGTIDEVAVTASQGAADALEYDDPDTGLEAKFSMPYLVASAIARERVDLAAFDAERLDESAVQFVRDRVQLTIDDELPYDSNAVRIEITTRDGETYERTQQRPPGTHDDPLSNEELREKFCMCAERAPAAVDIDDALHALGSLRTVPDVGDVLETL